Part of the Nostoc sp. ATCC 53789 genome, TATATCTCCTTTTAGGAGTAACATAGTGAAACAACTGTGCTGATTTGTACTGTTTTACTTAGTTAAGTTTTGTTTTACACGTTTTGGCAATATGAGTAAACTAATTCCAGCCATCAGAGTCAAAAACTTCAGCTTCTCTTACGACACTCAAAAGATAGTTGAAGGCGTGTCAATGGATATTTACCAAAACCAAATCACGGCAATTATTGGTTCTAGCGGTTGTGGCAAATCTACTTTTATTAAATCGTTAAATCGCATGAGTGAATTAGAAGGAGAAGTGAAGGTTGAAGGAAAAGTAGAGTTTTTTGGTCAGAGTATTTATGAGCGTCGGGTCAATATCAATCGCTTACGTCGCCAAGTTAGTATGGTTTTTCCCAAGCCAAATCTTTTTCCTATGAGTGTTTACGATAATGTTGCTTATGGAGTGAAATTGATTGGATGGCATCCGAAAGTAGAATTAGATGGAATTGTTGAATCTGCCATCAAAGCTGCCGAACTTTGGGATGAAGTGAAGAATAAGTTGCACAAGTCTGCTTTAGAACTTTCTGGTGGTCAACAACAACGATTATGTATTGCTCGGGCTTTAGCAGTCAAACCAAATGTTTTATTGATGGATGAGCCTTGTTCAGGTCTTGATCCTGCTGCTAGCATGAAAATTGAGCATTTGATCCATAACTTGCGTTCTGAGTTAACAATTGTGATTGTTACTCACAACATGCATCAAGTTACTCGCCTATCTGATTTTACGGCTTTCTTTCATAGTAATGAAAATCGTATTACCCAAATGGTTGAATTTGGTACTACAAATAAAATTTTTACTAATCCCGTAGATTCTCGCACCCGTGAATACGTTTTCGCCCGCGTTAATTGAAGCGTTTCTTAAAATCTAACTATTCAGAGGGCTATGACATAGTGCAGGCGGAAATTAAGGTTGAATTTAATTTCTGCTTACTTTGAGTTCTTCTTATGTTGGGCAATGCAGACTGACATTGACAGTCTTTTTTTATACTATATACTTAAAGAAAAGTATCTGCCTAGACCACCTGAACCATAAGATGAAATGTCCTCTGTGCGAATCTACTTCATATTATAAAAATGGTCGTCGCAATGACCAGCAGAATTACCTCTGCAAAAATTGTGGCAAACAATTCTTTGAGCCTGCATTACCTCGTTCCCTGGAAATGGACTTGCTTGCTAACAGCAATGGACATACTAAAGTATCTATAACTGATGAGGCGGAACTTCCTTTAGTAAAAAACCTGCCAGAAAAAATCACAGAGAAAGGTCTTGGCTCTTTTAATTTTATATTAGCTGAAGAAGTTCTGCAAACTATACTATCACCTGATTGCTTAGAATCTTCTGTGTTCAGCCAATTGCTCTTAAAAATTCAGCAAGAAAATGAAATTAGACATAAAGAAACAGGAATCTCTCTTCTACTTTTGGATGCAGAAAACTTAAAATTAGATATTAATTCAGAATTGTTTTTAGCCAGTATTTGTAAATCTCCTCTCCAAGTTAAAATTGCATTTGCTAACTGGAAAAATCCCAATATTGGGAAGCAAGATATTGAACTATATAACCGTGGCTATCAACTTGTCCATGTGCCTGAAGGTAAAAATAGTGCTGATGCAAAAATGATTGCATTTGGTGCTTCTATCTTACGCTCTTATCCAACACTTAAAGAAATATTAGTCTGTTCTAGCGATGGAATTTTAAATCATCTTTGTAACGAACTCCAAAACCAGGGATTGATTGTTTATTGGGTACGTAGACAAGGGCGAAATTTGCATGTAGAAAATCGCAATACTGGCAAATTAACTGATTATTCCTTAGCAGTGGCAACAGAAGTTCCATCTTTTGAAAAAGTGCTTGATACAATTCAAGATTTGATTAAAACTGAACAGGAATCAATCAATGCTAGGTTAAACAGTTTAGTGGATGTTGCAACTTCATTTCAAGAAAGATGCGAGATTAATATTCAACATAATTTAAAGCAACCAGAAAATGAGAAAATAACCCCTGTTGTAAATAAATCACTGACCGAATCTATTCAAGAAAAAGAAAAACAAGAAGACTTTACAACAATTGCTAATGGAGAAATATTAGATAAATTACTATTTAAAATTATTCAAGATATACATATAAATTCTCCTACAACTAAATTATCTGTGCCTAAACTCTGTTCAGAGTTACAGAAAATAACCGGAGAATCCCCTAATTCAATTATAAAAAAATTAAAGTTGGGTTCTAGTTTTGTTAAATATTTAGAATCGTCTCCCACATTTACATTAAAAGCGAGTGGCAAAGAATACGAGGTAACAGCACTATTCTGCGATTAGATACTTTCTGGATGTTTACGTACAACCTGAGCCTGTAATTCAGTATTATGTAAACAGATGTAAAGAAATATAAATATTGCAATGCAGGATAAAGTTGTCGTTATTGTCGGTGCTACTGGTGGTATTGGTTCAGCTTTAACACATAAACTTGCGCCCACCGGAGTCCGGTTGGTATTGGCTGCGAGGGATGCAGCTCGTTTAACAACACTGGCGGCTGATTTATCAGGGGAAGTTTTGACCGTTCCCACTGATATTACTGACCCCCAACAAGTAGATATTTTGATAGAAAAGACCATCGCTCAGTTTGGTCAAATCGATATTTTAGTGAATGCAGCCGGTGTAGGTATACTCAAGCCTTACAACAGCCTGGAACCTGCTGATTTAGACAAGATGCTAGATGTCAACTTAAAAGGCAGCTTTTATACTAGCCAGGCGGCTGCTGAAGAGATGCAAAAGCGCAAGTCTGGTCACATCTGTAATGTGGTAGGAATTCTCGGCAAGCATTCGATGGGGATGGCAGCAGCTTATTCTGCTTCTAAGTTTGGTGTTGTGGGTTTTAGCAAGTGCATGGCAGAGGAACTCAAGCGTTTTGGTATCAAGTTCACGCTATTCTACTTTGGTGGGGTAGATTCTCCTTTCTGGGATAATGTCAACCTAAAAGTAGACCGGAAAAAAATGCTCAGTCCTGAAACTGCTGCCAATGCTATTTTCTTTGCCCTTTCTGCCGAACCGCAAGCTGTGCCAATGGAAATTAATATTCAACCTGATAGTCATATGTTCTTTTAGAGTGGGAGTTCGCCTAAATAATTCCTGCTTAGGAAGGACATGAAAATCTAGCAAAAGAGGCAAAATTTACAGATATATAAGCTGTTATGCTGGATTTTCAATATCTATGAAAATTGATCACGTTCATTTCTATGTAGAAGATGCCAAAATGTGGCGGGATTGGTTTGTACACCATCTTGGTTTTCAATCAGTAGCCGATCGCAACAGTTCGTTTCACACTTGTACAGAAGTGGTGAAAAGTGGTGCTGTCTGCTTTTTTCTATCTTCACCACTGTTACCTACAAGTCCAGTAGCGGAGTTTTTGCGTAAATATCCCCCTGGTGTGGCAGATGTAGCTTTTGCTGTGGAAGATGTCGAAGCTGCGATCGCACAAGCTCAAAAACATGGTGCTACAATCCTACAACCCATCCAAGAACGCCAGGTAGGTAGGGCTTTTCTCAAGTGTGGCAAAATTGCCGCCTGGGGTGGACTGACTCATACATTAATAGAAAGGTCATTTGTCAGTAGTCATTCGTCATTGGTTTTTGACAAAGGACAAATCACAAATGACAACACTTTTGCTGCTATAGATCACATTGTGTTAAATGTGGCAGTTGGTGAATTGGATCATGCTGTCGCTTGGTACGAAAAAATCTTAGATTTTCAACCCCAGCAAGCATTTAAAATTAAAACCAATCGTTCTGCTTTACACAGTCAGGTGATGGTTTCGCATAACGGCAGCGTCCAACTGCCAATTAATGAACCAGCTTCCAAAAATTCCCAAATTCAGGAGTTTTTAGATGTCAATCGGGGGCCAGGTATTCAACATATTGCCTTACGGACAACTAATCTGGTGAGTGCGATCGCTAAATTTCGTGCCAGTGGTTTACCTTTGCTTTCAGTTCCCCAAACCTACTATTCACAGCTAAAACAGCGTTCAGGACTCACGCTATCACCTCTAGAACTAGAAGTGATCGCTCAACAAGAAATTCTGGTGGACTGGCAAGAATATACTCCCGTAGGGACACAACAAACTGCACCCCTACTACTACAAATTTTCACCCAGCCTATTTTTGAACAGCCGACATTTTTCTTTGAGTTTATTGAACGCCGTTTCCAAGCTCAAGGTTTTGGCGAAGGTAACTTTCGCGCCTTATTTGAAGCCATTGAAAGCGAACAAATCAAACGTGGTACCCTGCAATAATGCCTGAGTACAAAATATCAATTGAAATTCAGCCAGACTTGATACCCTCAAAAAATAGCCATACATCTGAGATAATTTTAATAAAAATTAACTTTTTCCGCCGATGCTAAGACTTATTACTGACTTCGACGGCCCAATTATTGATGTTTCCGAACGGTACTACCGTGTTTATCAATTCTGCTTAGAGAAAACTCGTCGCCCAGATCAAGTAGTGCAAGAACTTCCAAAAGCGGAATTTTGGCAGTTAAAGCGATCGCGCGTTCCCGAAAAACAAATTGCCTTAAATTCAGGGTTAGACGAAGCCCAAGCCCAAGAATTTGCCCAGTTGCGGCGACAAACTGTGCATACAGAAGCTTATTTCAACTATGACACTCTCGCGCCTGGTGCTGTGGATGCACTGTTAAAAATTCAAGAAGCGGGAATTGATTTGGCAGTCATGACCATGCGCCGAGTTCGAGAACTAGATTATGCTTTTAAAAAACACGATTTAGGAAGATTTTTCCCGGAAAATCGTTGTTATTGCCTGAGTAACGACTACGTTAAAACTCGTGATATTGAAGATAAGCCCTTGTTAATGGCTAGGGCATTAAAAGAACTGCCTCCGGCTGCCGATACCTGGATGGTGGGAGATACGGAAGCCGACATCACCGCAGCTAAAAATTATGATATCAAGGTGATGGCTGTGGAATGTGGTATCCGCGATCGCACTCAATTGGAACTTTACCATCCCGATTTAATCGTTAAGGATTTCAGTGCTGCTGTAGATTTAGTTTTAAAACCCAAACACCTTGTCTAGAAAGGCTCTGTAGCTCTAACAGATTGAATTAATCGTACAAATGAAAGCAGGAGTCAGAATATGTATTCTGACTCCTGACTCTATATCTTTGAGAAGAACACATATAAACCATGTATTCTTTATGGAAATTTGCTTACAGCTAGTGGTTTACCGTAGAAAACTACTAACCAACCACAACAATATAAACGTTACTACGGTAGAGAACTGATTCGTTCCCAGATTGGTGAATGATGATATTTGTGGTAAGAGCCAGCTAGCAACTAGTCCCCCAGCGATTAAGCCAATAATTAAACTTATCAGGGTAAACAAAACTGCTCGGCCAAATTTGCCTTCCTTGCGATTGAGAAAGTAAATACTGGTGCCTACCCCAACCACCAATGCTAACTGCAAAATCTGCTCGCCTCCCTCTGGGTAAAACAAGCTGATAGAACTCAAACCAAGAAACCAAGCTCCTGGTAAAAGTATATCCGCAGGTGTTGGCTGATCCAGCATCCGTTGCAGCCATGCAGGTGACTGCTCACGAGGCGTTGGACTTTCTTTAGGAGGTGATTGCACTCGCAACTCTGGAAACCGGATGCGCTCAGGAACTTTAATTTTACCTTCCTGGCGCATCCGTAAGCGATCCATTAAAATCGCATCGTAAGCTGCTTCAATTACTTCTAAATGCTTGGCATCGCCACTATGTTGCTCGAATAGGCGATTACGAGCATCCTGAATTTCATCGAAGCTAGCCTCTTCTGATACCCCAAGTTTTTCGTAGGGATTTTGATCGCTCATGGGAGTTTGTTACTTCAGCCTCAGTCAGCGGCAGTCTTTTGTCGAATAAAAAACAGTTTTAGGTTTTGTTTTAATCGAAACTAAAGTCTCGACCTACTTTTATGCCCTACCAGGATAGTAGCACGGGTTAGTTTGATTGACTTTGTAATTTCAACTATAGTCACTTTAACATATCGCTATAACTCCGTGTATACCCTCATGTCGTTGCTTAATTCTGGCTTTAATCTAGAATTTGAACGGAGAGTACCTAAAATCCAGAGTTTTTATGAAAAAATTAACTTTACTGCTTTCAATTTGGCAAAATTACTGTGCCCTAATAGAATTTTTTTAATTATACTGAATAATCGCTTGTGGTATATATCCGCATATCGATTTAAAATTGAAACGTTTTAAGTTGCCATCTAACTAGAACTATTACGGCTAAAGTCAGAGCGCCTATCTACTGTGGCTAAAAGAAGTTTCGCGTTTTCATCGCCCACATTTCTGATTACAGTATTTATTTGTGAATGATCGGGATTCCCATACCGTAGCCATGTAGATTCTTAGTTAGTCCCAAAGTGGTAACTGCGTTTTTACGCAACCCTCTTGTTAATCTTACGAATTTTTGTGCAAAGTAATGGTCATGGCTCCTGCCAAGATTCTTGTAGTTGACGACGATCCTGCGGTTCGGAATTTAATCCAACGCTTTTTGATTAAACAGAACTATCAGGTGGAGGCTGCCGAAGACGGAAAGACAGCCTTAGCTCTATTTGAGCAATTTAACCCTGATTTGGTGATTCTAGACGTGAATCTACCAGATGTAACGGGGTTTAACCTTTGCCAAGAGATGCAAAGTCGTAATGGTGTTTTTGTTCTGATGTTGACTAGCCGTGCTGACGAAGCTGACAAAATTCGCGGCTTTGCCAAAGGTGCTGACGACTATCTCACCAAGCCTTTTGGGTTGGGAGAGCTAGAAGTCAGAGTCGGAGCGATTTTGAGACGACAGCGAGTGATAACTACTGCCGAGCAGAAACGCTTGGTATTTGAAAAACTGATGATTGATCCGGTGCGACGGGAGGTAGCACTTAATAACCAAGCAGTACCCTTAACTGCGCTGGAATTTGACTTGTTGCATTTTTTAGCAAGTCATCCAGGTCGAGTTTGGCGACGGGCAGAATTAATCCAAGAGGTGTGGGACTATGAATATGTCGGCGACCAACGGGTTGTAGATGTACATATTGGTCAAATTCGCAAGAAGATTGAAATTGATGCTAGTCAGCCAGCATTAATTCAAACTGTACGTGGCGTAGGGTATAAGTTTGAA contains:
- a CDS encoding phosphate ABC transporter ATP-binding protein, with the translated sequence MSKLIPAIRVKNFSFSYDTQKIVEGVSMDIYQNQITAIIGSSGCGKSTFIKSLNRMSELEGEVKVEGKVEFFGQSIYERRVNINRLRRQVSMVFPKPNLFPMSVYDNVAYGVKLIGWHPKVELDGIVESAIKAAELWDEVKNKLHKSALELSGGQQQRLCIARALAVKPNVLLMDEPCSGLDPAASMKIEHLIHNLRSELTIVIVTHNMHQVTRLSDFTAFFHSNENRITQMVEFGTTNKIFTNPVDSRTREYVFARVN
- a CDS encoding NYN domain-containing protein, with protein sequence MKCPLCESTSYYKNGRRNDQQNYLCKNCGKQFFEPALPRSLEMDLLANSNGHTKVSITDEAELPLVKNLPEKITEKGLGSFNFILAEEVLQTILSPDCLESSVFSQLLLKIQQENEIRHKETGISLLLLDAENLKLDINSELFLASICKSPLQVKIAFANWKNPNIGKQDIELYNRGYQLVHVPEGKNSADAKMIAFGASILRSYPTLKEILVCSSDGILNHLCNELQNQGLIVYWVRRQGRNLHVENRNTGKLTDYSLAVATEVPSFEKVLDTIQDLIKTEQESINARLNSLVDVATSFQERCEINIQHNLKQPENEKITPVVNKSLTESIQEKEKQEDFTTIANGEILDKLLFKIIQDIHINSPTTKLSVPKLCSELQKITGESPNSIIKKLKLGSSFVKYLESSPTFTLKASGKEYEVTALFCD
- a CDS encoding SDR family oxidoreductase, giving the protein MQDKVVVIVGATGGIGSALTHKLAPTGVRLVLAARDAARLTTLAADLSGEVLTVPTDITDPQQVDILIEKTIAQFGQIDILVNAAGVGILKPYNSLEPADLDKMLDVNLKGSFYTSQAAAEEMQKRKSGHICNVVGILGKHSMGMAAAYSASKFGVVGFSKCMAEELKRFGIKFTLFYFGGVDSPFWDNVNLKVDRKKMLSPETAANAIFFALSAEPQAVPMEINIQPDSHMFF
- the hppD gene encoding 4-hydroxyphenylpyruvate dioxygenase, giving the protein MKIDHVHFYVEDAKMWRDWFVHHLGFQSVADRNSSFHTCTEVVKSGAVCFFLSSPLLPTSPVAEFLRKYPPGVADVAFAVEDVEAAIAQAQKHGATILQPIQERQVGRAFLKCGKIAAWGGLTHTLIERSFVSSHSSLVFDKGQITNDNTFAAIDHIVLNVAVGELDHAVAWYEKILDFQPQQAFKIKTNRSALHSQVMVSHNGSVQLPINEPASKNSQIQEFLDVNRGPGIQHIALRTTNLVSAIAKFRASGLPLLSVPQTYYSQLKQRSGLTLSPLELEVIAQQEILVDWQEYTPVGTQQTAPLLLQIFTQPIFEQPTFFFEFIERRFQAQGFGEGNFRALFEAIESEQIKRGTLQ
- a CDS encoding HAD family hydrolase, yielding MLRLITDFDGPIIDVSERYYRVYQFCLEKTRRPDQVVQELPKAEFWQLKRSRVPEKQIALNSGLDEAQAQEFAQLRRQTVHTEAYFNYDTLAPGAVDALLKIQEAGIDLAVMTMRRVRELDYAFKKHDLGRFFPENRCYCLSNDYVKTRDIEDKPLLMARALKELPPAADTWMVGDTEADITAAKNYDIKVMAVECGIRDRTQLELYHPDLIVKDFSAAVDLVLKPKHLV
- a CDS encoding CPP1-like family protein, translating into MSDQNPYEKLGVSEEASFDEIQDARNRLFEQHSGDAKHLEVIEAAYDAILMDRLRMRQEGKIKVPERIRFPELRVQSPPKESPTPREQSPAWLQRMLDQPTPADILLPGAWFLGLSSISLFYPEGGEQILQLALVVGVGTSIYFLNRKEGKFGRAVLFTLISLIIGLIAGGLVASWLLPQISSFTNLGTNQFSTVVTFILLWLVSSFLR
- a CDS encoding response regulator transcription factor; translation: MAPAKILVVDDDPAVRNLIQRFLIKQNYQVEAAEDGKTALALFEQFNPDLVILDVNLPDVTGFNLCQEMQSRNGVFVLMLTSRADEADKIRGFAKGADDYLTKPFGLGELEVRVGAILRRQRVITTAEQKRLVFEKLMIDPVRREVALNNQAVPLTALEFDLLHFLASHPGRVWRRAELIQEVWDYEYVGDQRVVDVHIGQIRKKIEIDASQPALIQTVRGVGYKFESPAHPQHLEAKS